The following coding sequences are from one Gossypium hirsutum isolate 1008001.06 chromosome A12, Gossypium_hirsutum_v2.1, whole genome shotgun sequence window:
- the LOC107928653 gene encoding glycine cleavage system H protein 2, mitochondrial — translation MASSMLWASRAASYLRISVFHRGFSTVLKDLKYADSHEWVKVEGNSATIGITDHAQDHLGDVVYVELPEVGAAVKQGESFGAVESVKATSDVNSPVSGKVVEVNEELSGSPAKVNSSPYEDGWIIKVEMKDAGELRNLMDSEEYSKFCEEEDSKH, via the exons ATGGCTTCATCAATGCTGTGGGCTTCAAGGGCGGCTTCTTATCTTAGGATCTCTGTCTTCCACAGAGGCTTTTCCACTG TTCTAAAGGATCTGAAATATGCGGATTCTCATGAGTGGGTGAAGGTTGAGGGTAACTCTGCCACTATTGGTATTACTGATCATGCTCAAGATCATTTAGGTGATGTTGTGTATGTTGAATTACCCGAAGTGGGAGCTGCTGTAAAGCAAGGTGAAAGTTTTGGAGCAGTTGAAAGTGTTAAGGCTACTAGTGATGTTAATTCTCCTGTTTCAGGAAAAGTGGTTGAAGTTAATGAAGAGCTCAGTGGCTCTCCTGCTAAG GTTAACTCAAGTCCATATGAGGATGGATGGATTATAAAGGTTGAGATGAAAGATGCTGGGGAGTTGAGGAACTTGATGGACTCAGAAGAATACTCTAAGTTCTGCGAGGAAGAAGATTCAAAGCACTGA
- the LOC107928659 gene encoding chaperonin 60 subunit alpha 2, chloroplastic isoform X1 — protein MSVSIPQTAFFSLTNVNGSRRANGVLRKPMMLRSLTVRAGPKRISFGGDCREAFQAGIDKLADAVSVTLGPRGRNVVLFESEKLKVVNDGVTIARAIELSDAIENAGAMLIQEVASKMNDLAGDGTTTAIILARAMIKFGLLAVSFGANPVSLKRGMDKTVKELVKDLKKKSLPVKAREEIKAVASISAGNDDFIGNLIAEAIEKIGPDGVISLESSSSSETFVIIEEGMKIDKGYMSPQFITNQDKSLVEFDNAKVLVTDQKISSVKEIVPLLEKTTQLSVPLLIFAEDISMQVLETLVVNKMQGVINVAVVKCPGFGEGKKALLQDIALMTGADFLSGDFGMMLAAATSDQLGVARKVTITSNSTTIVADPSTKAEIQARIMQIKKDVAETDSAYLSRRLSERIAKLSGGVAVIKVGAHTEMELEDRKLRIEDAKNAAFAAMDEGIVPGGGATYIHLSEHIHTIKNLMEDSDEQIGADIVAKALLAPSKVIATNAGVDGEVVVEKTRKLDWKIGYNAMSGRYEDLINAGVIDPCRVSRCALQSAVSVAGVVLTTQAIMVDKIKTPKPVVPLVPGISP, from the exons ATGTCTGTCTCAATCCCTCAAACTGCTTTCTTCTCTCTAACT AACGTTAATGGGAGTAGAAGAGCCAACGGGGTGTTAAGGAAACCGATGATGCTTAGGAGTTTGACGGTGAGAGCTGGTCCAAAGAGGATATCTTTCGGGGGTGATTGCAGAGAGGCGTTTCAGGCTGGGATTGATAAGTTAGCTGATGCCGTTTCTGTCACCTTGGGTCCTAGAG GACGAAATGTTGTTCTTTTTGAGTCTGAGAAACTGAAAGTAGTTAATGATGGTGTCACCATTGCTCGGGCTATAGAACTATCAGATGCTATTGAGAATGCAGGAGCAATGCTAATACAAGAG GTTGCAAGTAAAATGAATGATTTGGCTGGTGATGGTACTACCACTGCTATTATTTTAGCTCGAGCCATGATCAAGTTTGGATTGTTGGCAGTTTCTTTTGGAGCTAATCCTGTTTCTCTGAAAAGGGGAATGGATAAGACTGTGAAAGAATTGGTTAAGGACCTGAAGAAGAAAAGTTTGCCAGTGAAAGCGAGGGAGGAAATAAAAG CTGTGGCTTCAATCTCTGCTGGTAATGATGATTTCATTGGGAACTTGATTGCGGAAGCTATAGAAAAGATTGGCCCCGACGGAGTAATTTCTCTTGAGTCATCCTCATCATCTGAAACCTTTGTGATAATTGAAGAAGGCATGAAG ATTGACAAGGGATATATGTCACCCCAGTTCATTACTAATCAAGATAAATCTCTTGTGGAGTTTGACAATGCCAAAGtccttgtcactgatcagaagatTTCAAGTGTCAAAGAAATTGTTCCTTTACTAGAAAAGACTACGCAGCTGAGCGTCCCTCTGCTAATCTTTGCGGAGGATATCTCAATGCAAGTGCTAGAAACACTAGTTGTGAACAAAATGCAAGGCGTAATTAATGTTGCTGTTGTCAAATGTCCTGGATTTGGGGAAGGAAAGAAAGCCCTGTTGCAGGACATTGCCCTTATGACAG GAGCTGATTTTCTTTCTGGTGATTTCGGTATGATGCTTGCTGCTGCAACTTCTGATCAGCTTGGTGTTGCACGGAAAGTGACTATAACAAGCAATTCAACAACCATAGTTGCTGATCCTTCTACTAAAGCTGAAATCCAGGCAAGGATTATGCAGATAAAAAAGGATGTAGCAGAAACTGATAGTGCATACTTGTCAAGAAGGCTCTCAGAAAGAATTGCTAAACTCTCTGGTGGTGTGGCAGTCATTAAG GTAGGAGCGCATACTGAGATGGAACTTGAAGACCGTAAACTAAGAATTGAAGATGCAAAGAATGCTGCATTTGCTGCCATGGATGAAGGGATAGTACCTGGTGGTGGTGCAACTTATATACACTTGTCAGAGCACATTCACACAATAAAGAATTTAATGGAAGACTCAGATGAACAGATTGGTGCTGATATTGTAGCAAAA GCACTCCTTGCACCTTCAAAAGTAATTGCAACTAATGCAGGTGTTGACGGAGAAGTTGTAGTGGAGAAGACTAGAAAGCTCGATTGGAAAATTGGCTACAATGCAATGTCAGGAAGATATGAAGATCTAATCAACGCGGGAGTTATAGATCCTTGTCGAGTTTCAAGGTGTGCCTTACAAAGTGCTGTCTCTGTTGCTGGGGTAGTTCTAACCACTCAAGCTATAATGGTAGACAAAATAAAGACACCCAAGCCAGTTGTCCCTCTTGTCCCAGGAATTAGTCCTTGA
- the LOC107928659 gene encoding chaperonin 60 subunit alpha 2, chloroplastic isoform X2 — MVASKMNDLAGDGTTTAIILARAMIKFGLLAVSFGANPVSLKRGMDKTVKELVKDLKKKSLPVKAREEIKAVASISAGNDDFIGNLIAEAIEKIGPDGVISLESSSSSETFVIIEEGMKIDKGYMSPQFITNQDKSLVEFDNAKVLVTDQKISSVKEIVPLLEKTTQLSVPLLIFAEDISMQVLETLVVNKMQGVINVAVVKCPGFGEGKKALLQDIALMTGADFLSGDFGMMLAAATSDQLGVARKVTITSNSTTIVADPSTKAEIQARIMQIKKDVAETDSAYLSRRLSERIAKLSGGVAVIKVGAHTEMELEDRKLRIEDAKNAAFAAMDEGIVPGGGATYIHLSEHIHTIKNLMEDSDEQIGADIVAKALLAPSKVIATNAGVDGEVVVEKTRKLDWKIGYNAMSGRYEDLINAGVIDPCRVSRCALQSAVSVAGVVLTTQAIMVDKIKTPKPVVPLVPGISP, encoded by the exons ATG GTTGCAAGTAAAATGAATGATTTGGCTGGTGATGGTACTACCACTGCTATTATTTTAGCTCGAGCCATGATCAAGTTTGGATTGTTGGCAGTTTCTTTTGGAGCTAATCCTGTTTCTCTGAAAAGGGGAATGGATAAGACTGTGAAAGAATTGGTTAAGGACCTGAAGAAGAAAAGTTTGCCAGTGAAAGCGAGGGAGGAAATAAAAG CTGTGGCTTCAATCTCTGCTGGTAATGATGATTTCATTGGGAACTTGATTGCGGAAGCTATAGAAAAGATTGGCCCCGACGGAGTAATTTCTCTTGAGTCATCCTCATCATCTGAAACCTTTGTGATAATTGAAGAAGGCATGAAG ATTGACAAGGGATATATGTCACCCCAGTTCATTACTAATCAAGATAAATCTCTTGTGGAGTTTGACAATGCCAAAGtccttgtcactgatcagaagatTTCAAGTGTCAAAGAAATTGTTCCTTTACTAGAAAAGACTACGCAGCTGAGCGTCCCTCTGCTAATCTTTGCGGAGGATATCTCAATGCAAGTGCTAGAAACACTAGTTGTGAACAAAATGCAAGGCGTAATTAATGTTGCTGTTGTCAAATGTCCTGGATTTGGGGAAGGAAAGAAAGCCCTGTTGCAGGACATTGCCCTTATGACAG GAGCTGATTTTCTTTCTGGTGATTTCGGTATGATGCTTGCTGCTGCAACTTCTGATCAGCTTGGTGTTGCACGGAAAGTGACTATAACAAGCAATTCAACAACCATAGTTGCTGATCCTTCTACTAAAGCTGAAATCCAGGCAAGGATTATGCAGATAAAAAAGGATGTAGCAGAAACTGATAGTGCATACTTGTCAAGAAGGCTCTCAGAAAGAATTGCTAAACTCTCTGGTGGTGTGGCAGTCATTAAG GTAGGAGCGCATACTGAGATGGAACTTGAAGACCGTAAACTAAGAATTGAAGATGCAAAGAATGCTGCATTTGCTGCCATGGATGAAGGGATAGTACCTGGTGGTGGTGCAACTTATATACACTTGTCAGAGCACATTCACACAATAAAGAATTTAATGGAAGACTCAGATGAACAGATTGGTGCTGATATTGTAGCAAAA GCACTCCTTGCACCTTCAAAAGTAATTGCAACTAATGCAGGTGTTGACGGAGAAGTTGTAGTGGAGAAGACTAGAAAGCTCGATTGGAAAATTGGCTACAATGCAATGTCAGGAAGATATGAAGATCTAATCAACGCGGGAGTTATAGATCCTTGTCGAGTTTCAAGGTGTGCCTTACAAAGTGCTGTCTCTGTTGCTGGGGTAGTTCTAACCACTCAAGCTATAATGGTAGACAAAATAAAGACACCCAAGCCAGTTGTCCCTCTTGTCCCAGGAATTAGTCCTTGA